One Amaranthus tricolor cultivar Red isolate AtriRed21 chromosome 1, ASM2621246v1, whole genome shotgun sequence DNA window includes the following coding sequences:
- the LOC130816624 gene encoding probable F-box protein At2g36090 translates to MSVQVESICPLGSDIFYDILRRLDGATLASAACTCAAFSSISKEEQIWENVCSSLWPSTNRDDVKNLIRSIGGFRKFYADCYPLIVNKDLALVPLDFFLEYPEEWPEADYFEDFEEYESSAPSDVVSLVDITYNEKPIFSKVLWGISESDTLNRWFYNSPFHVNLSNSDVSDNMEKVIISDADGLPPIESLDNERKERKLWTELQDRLRLSWIVVNRKVNRAANVSSLIPLGVQRHWPDDKDFLVRFGSVLPAEDILPCQVVECILVVKFRMFNNTDSGRVNLELTQVNMQLEDMEGFHVNGRNSLMVLKKALSCRKSRNYSEVLESCNLYSRVRSEIKEEKMRNESRVDKMCILSGIVAIVTFWFCIL, encoded by the coding sequence ATGTCAGTCCAAGTTGAAAGCATATGCCCACTTGGCAGTGACATATTCTACGACATATTGAGGCGTCTTGATGGGGCAACTTTGGCAAGCGCAGCATGTACCTGTGCAGCGTTCTCCTCTATCTCAAAAGAGGAGCAAATATGGGAAAATGTATGCTCTTCCCTGTGGCCTTCAACCAACAGGGATGATGTGAAGAACTTGATCAGATCAATAGGTGGGTTCAGAAAGTTTTATGCCGACTGCTACCCTCTAATTGTGAATAAAGATCTAGCTTTAGTTCCATTGGATTTCTTTCTGGAATACCCTGAAGAATGGCCAGAAGCTGACtattttgaagattttgaaGAATACGAAAGCAGCGCACCATCTGATGTTGTTTCCCTTGTTGATATAACATACAACGAGAAGCCAATCTTCTCGAAAGTCCTTTGGGGTATTTCCGAGTCAGATACACTAAACCGATGGTTCTATAATTCTCCATTCCACGTTAACCTTAGTAATTCAGATGTCAGTGACAACATGGAGAAAGTCATCATATCAGATGCTGATGGTTTGCCTCCAATCGAGTCATTAGATAATGAGAGAAAGGAAAGAAAGCTCTGGACGGAGCTCCAAGACAGATTAAGACTTAGTTGGATTGTTGTAAATAGAAAGGTTAACCGAGCAGCCAATGTTTCGAGTTTAATACCACTAGGAGTTCAGAGGCATTGGCCAGACGACAAAGATTTTCTTGTTCGGTTTGGTTCAGTTCTCCCTGCAGAAGATATTCTACCCTGTCAAGTGGTAGAATGCATTCTTGTAGTGAAATTCAGAATGTTCAACAACACTGACAGCGGCCGTGTAAACCTTGAGCTAACCCAAGTAAACATGCAGTTGGAAGACATGGAAGGTTTTCATGTTAATGGAAGAAATAGTTTGATGGTGCTGAAAAAGGCGCTAAGCTGCAGGAAGAGCAGGAACTATAGTGAAGTGCTCGAGTCTTGCAATTTGTATTCGAGAGTACGAAGTGAAATAAAGGAGGAGAAGATGAGAAACGAAAGCCGTGTTGATAAGATGTGCATCTTAAGTGGTATTGTAGCTATTGTAACTTTCTGGTTCTGCATCCTGTGA
- the LOC130816650 gene encoding uncharacterized protein LOC130816650 — MVAEPWVLKMGNEVSSNLKNSLTLHGSNSKKKERPNKIVKQTIGILSFEVANVMSKLTHLHNSVSDLEISKLKYEIIKSEGVKKLVSCDESYLLELAYAEKLDDLNRVSEVVSRLGKKCTEPALLGFEHVYGDIISGKIEVKELGFVVKDMEGMIRKMERHVGFTANLYGELEVLDELEKVNNKCQLNQNGESYRAIQQKLSWKRQNVRHLKEISLWNQTYDKVVELLARSVCTLYAKICVAFGNGNCGKTESVKSIGKVESKHTLRVMSLSSERCEKKLPTQLSLQRGEIDLFDLRRDLVYPCAPSPGRIFMGCLSLSSSASRVDDNEDDYSFSDQDRPASRCSIMNGMKKEHTIDAKVGFYYGQDQGKFCYSMSASRFGPKSTVGTHATPSTIGGSALALHYANVIIVIEKLLCYPHLVGDEARDDLYHMLPSSLRKSLRINLKSYFKNLAIFDGALAHDWKESLARILKWLAPLAHNTIRWQSERNFEQQQIVKRTNVLLLQTLYFADREKTESAVCDLLIGLNYICRYEHQQNALLDCASSFDFGDWRDWQLQCQTSCLI; from the coding sequence ATGGTTGCAGAGCCTTGGGTACTCAAAATGGGAAATGAGGTAAGTAGCAATCTCAAGAACTCCCTTACTTTGCATGGATCAAAtagtaaaaagaaagaaagaccCAATAAAATCGTGAAACAAACTATTGGTATCTTGTCATTTGAGGTAGCAAATGTAATGTCTAAATTGACCCATCTTCATAATTCAGTTTCTGATTTAGAGATATCTAAGCTAAAATATGAGATAATTAAATCAGAGGGTGTAAAGAAATTAGTGTCATGTGATGAATCTTATCTCTTAGAGCTTGCTTATGCTGAGAAATTAGATGATTTGAATAGGGTTTCTGAGGTAGTTTCTAGGTTAGGGAAGAAGTGTACTGAGCCGGCTTTGCTAGGGTTTGAGCATGTTTATGGGGATATTATATCTGGGAAAATTGAAGTAAAAGAATTGGGTTTTGTGGTTAAGGATATGGAGGGTATGATTAGGAAGATGGAGAGGCATGTGGGTTTTACTGCTAATTTGTATGGTGAATTGGAGGTGCTTGATGAATTGGAGAAGGTGAACAATAAGTGTCAATTGAATCAAAATGGAGAGAGTTATAGGGCAATTCAGCAGAAATTGTCTTGGAAGAGGCAAAATGTGAGGCATTTAAAGGAAATTTCACTGTGGAATCAGACCTATGATAAGGTTGTTGAGCTTTTGGCAAGGTCTGTTTGTACCCTTTATGCTAAAATATGTGTTGCCTTTGGCAATGGAAATTGTGGTAAGACAGAAAGTGTAAAGAGTATTGGGAAGGTTGAGAGTAAGCATACTCTTAGGGTTATGTCTTTATCTAGTGAAAGGTGCGAAAAGAAGCTTCCAACTCAACTAAGTTTGCAAAGAGGTGAAATTGACTTATTTGATCTGCGTCGAGATTTAGTTTATCCTTGTGCTCCTAGCCCTGGAAGGATCTTCATGGGGTGTCTTAGTTTAAGTAGCTCAGCTTCAAGAGTTGATGATAACGAAGATGATTATAGCTTTAGTGATCAGGATAGACCTGCCTCTAGGTGTTCTATCATGAATGGCATGAAGAAGGAGCATACGATTGATGCCAAAGTTGGATTTTACTATGGACAGGATCAAGGGAAGTTTTGCTATTCGATGAGCGCCTCACGTTTTGGCCCCAAAAGTACGGTGGGCACCCACGCTACTCCGTCCACTATTGGGGGCTCTGCTCTTGCTTTGCATTATGCTAATGTTATAATAGTTATCGAAAAGCTTCTTTGCTACCCACATTTGGTGGGTGATGAGGCCCGGGATGATTTGTATCATATGTTGCCTTCTAGTTTGAGAAAGTCATTGAGGATAAATCTCAAGTCATACTTCAAGAACTTGGCTATTTTCGATGGTGCATTGGCTCATGATTGGAAGGAATCCCTTGCCCGGATCTTGAAATGGTTAGCTCCGTTAGCTCATAATACGATCAGATGGCAAAGTGAGCGGAATTTCGAGCAACAACAAATTGTTAAAAGAACAAACGTTCTTTTACTGCAGACCCTTTATTTTGCTGACAGGGAAAAGACCGAATCAGCAGTTTGTGATCTCTTGATTGGCCTAAACTATATATGTCGTTATGAACACCAGCAAAATGCTCTGTTGGATTGTGCTAGTAGTTTTGACTTTGGTGATTGGAGGGATTGGCAACTGCAATGCCAGACTTCTTGCCTCATCTAA